tgcttgtatgacatcaaagcggtatttattataatcctcaaattctcatctttcaaaattaGTAATCTTAATTTATAGCATTTtgctcactcagacaacaaaaacatttcaaaaGCTGGCCAGTTAccgggagggatgggggcaacttcttgttGTGCACGGTGCTCAAattcagaacggctgtcagtcaaaacccatacagcgctGGGAGGCACACAGccagagctctgacgtcatgtatagcatgttactgtacagccactacgTTCCAATTTAGGAGCTTATTAGTgccccaaatctgccattttttacctgtatacgggtacgagtgtaaagggctaccaACGTATAAGATACAAAAATAATATTCACATTAAACATAATAATCCACATTTAAGAAAACATCAACTGAATCTTTTATGCCTTATTTAAATGGTGACCATTACTTGAGTATAACATTTGCTTAGTTTGCAATTAAAATATACTGTCTTGTATCTTtaaaaaagtaaatgtaaaaaaatagtagtaaacaaaaaaatatttttgctcCTCTTATGCCACAATCAGTAGTCATGGAAACTAAACAGCTTTCAAGTGATTGGATGGGAGTTTGTTCTGACAAGATTAGGCCCCTCCCACAGGGCTGTAACTACTTATGCTGAGCCACCAGTGACAGATTACGCTCTGGCAAGAGGGTTACCTTTAAGTAATACAAAATAGAGGAAAACCAAGAATTGTTCATTTTAAAACTGACATTTGGTAACAAAATTTTACTTTatcaatctgtgtgtgtgtgtatatgtgtgtgcatcTCCTCCAAGTCCAGCGATTGTCCAGCAGTCAGTGCTTCACCtggaacacacgcacacactctggTCAGTTCCCTCATTTCTTAAGCACTTTGACACCATGTTACGATCTTAGTCAGATATGACTGTACTGGCAGCAGAGCAGGAGCAAATGGCTCAGCTTCAAAATGTTACTGATCAATTTAGTGATACTCGAGCCCTGCCCGTTCACTGATGAAAAAACGGGCCGTACCCGGACTTAACCCAATGTATAATGTTGGGGCCTGCCGGGCTCGGGTAGCAGAGCTCTAACTCACATTAAGGATATCCAGGCCGGCGGGGTCCTCACTGAGGGCGTGGCAGATACTctgtagaaacagacacacacatacaagatAAATTActggtaaactcagcaaaaaaaaaacacatctttttcaggaccctgtctttcaaagataattcataaaaatccattgcaaaaggtttaaacactgtttcccatgattgttcaatgaaccataaacaattaatgaacatgcacctgtggaacggtcgttaagacactaacagcttacagatggtaggcaattaaggtcagttatgaaatcttaggacactaaagacgcctttctactgactctggaaaaacaccaaaagaaagatgcccagggtccctgctcatctgcatgaacgtgtcttaagcatgctgcaaggtggcatgaggactgcagatgtggccagggcaataaattgcaatatctgtactgtgagacgcctattacagcgctacagggagacaagacggacagctgatcatcctcacagtggcagaccacatgtaacaacacctgcacaggatcggtacatccgaacatcacacctgcgggactggtacaggatggcaacaacaactgcccgagttacaccaggaacgcacaatccctccatcagtgctcagactgtccgcaataagctgagagaggctggactgaggggtggaggcctgttgtaaggcaggtcctcaccagacatcaccggcaacaacgtcacctatgggcacaaaccccccgtcgctggaccagacaggactcttcactgacgagttgggTCTCACCAGGGGttatggttggattcgcgtttatcgtcgaaggaatgagtgttacaccgaggcatgtactctggagcgggatcgatttggaggtggcgggtcagatcagagggtgagggctagggccgcacccccccccagaaatgtccaggaacttgcaggtgccttagtggaagactggggtaacatctcacagcaagaacaggcaaatctggtgcagtccacgaggaggagatgcactgcagtacttaatgcagctggtggccacaccagatactgactgttactttagattttgacccccctttgttcagggacacattattcaatttctgctagtcacgtgtctgtggaacttgttcagtttatgtctcagttgttgaatcttatgttcatacaaatatttacacatgttaagtttactgaaaataaacgcagttgacagtgagaggacgtttctttttttgctgagtttagttataCAGTACAGCAAATACATGatcacattttagtaatttagaagatgctcttatccagagtggcttacattggtgcattcatcttaagatagctaggtgagacaacatatCGCAATTGtagcaagtacattttccctcaacaaagtagttatcagcaaagtcagtgttaGTAGAAAAAGACAAGTGCATTACAGTGTTACAGCAAAGATATTGTAAAGCAGTAGAGACAGAGCACTCACCACCCAGCACTACAACACTGGGACAGTCTCTGTCTTAATATGGCCACAGAGGGCGGGACCCTTCCTCCATGctgggagggggaggggcaggcATCGCCATAGCATCGCTTAGCATAGCAATAGTAGCTGTAACATTGGCATCAGTAGTAGGTGAAGCAGCTTTAGCTAAATGTGTAGCAGAGGTGCTAGCTGTTAGCCATCGTGCTAAGAGAAGCAGAAGGGAGAAAAGTGGTAGCTGCAGTGACAGTGCTAGCCGAGGGAGATGGGGTAGCCATAAGAGGAGAGTTAGCATTAGCAGTAGCCGTAGAATTAGCCGTAGCTTTAGCAGGCAGGTTGTTTTTGGTCTTGATGACATTGCTGCAGTAGCGTGCCCATTTCCGTGCTGGCTGAGGCAGAACATAATAGTCAGGGGGTCTGAGGAAGAAGTTGGCCCATGGGTACCAACCACCAATAGTAGTACCTGCTGTGCTGGTTTCAATGGCAACCCCGGTGACAGTAGCAGTCCAGGCGGAGTAGCTGGCTGGGTCAAATGATGGCTGGGTCAAGGCCAAATAGCTGGGGTTGGCTGGagatggtgtggtagagtagaggctTCCTGGGGGCATAACAGTCCCAGCAGAGCCGAGTCCAGTCCCAGACCTAGGGTAAGCCTGTCCACAGTAGTCCATGTCTGAGTAGCCCATCTCTGGGTAGAGCAGAACTCCAGGGTAGCCCGCTCCTCTTCCAGAAGAGACAGCTCCAGGGTAGGATGTACCAGCTTGACCCGTTGTAACATAGCCTGCCCCTGGGTAGCCTGTTCCCCAGTTGCCCCCAGACCACCTtgcctgtgactgtgtgttactgGGGCTGGGGATAGGGTTAATGGGGGAGTTGGAAGTGAACTGACTAACACTGACAACTCCAGCGTAACCTGAACCAGGGTAGGTGTAAGTAGGGTAGGTGTAACCAGGGTAGGTGGAACCAGGGTAGGTGGAACCAGGTAGAATCTCTGGGGGCTGTGGGTCAGTGGGGTTAGGGCTAGAGGAAACTGTAACCCCTCCAGTGTAACCCCCCTGGGCTAGTGTGGCATTGGCAGTGGGGGTAACACTCTGGAAGTTGGGGTTAGGGTTCTGGAAGTTGGGGTTAGGGTTCTGGAAGTTGGGGTTAGGGTTCTGGAAGTTGGGGTTAGGGTTCTGGAAGTTGGGGTTAGGGTTCTGGAAGTTGGGGTTAGGGTTCTGGAAGTTGGGGTTAGGGTTCTGGAAGTTGGGGGTGAACTGTCGGCTCTCGTAGTTCCAGGGGTCTCTGTTCTCGGGTTCCTGAAGGGATAGCTTCCTTTTTAGCGGGTTGGGTAATGCCGCCACTATGGCGATGGCATGACCTTTTGAGTcacccctcatctcctcccctccaggGTTAGGGCCTGTTGCCCTGGTATGAGCCTCAGCGCCCCCTGCCCTCTCTGGGGTGGTTAGGGCAGGAGGAAAGTGGGGGGAGCGCAACAAAGAGACAAAGTATTCCACAAATTGATCACAGTCTACGATGGAAGTCTTCTTAACCCCAGAGGCGTGGACAGGATCTggctggggtgggggtgggggtggaggagtgaggcagggagggatggccGGGGGTTGGGGGTCATGGGTCCGGGTGGGGGGGTCCTGGGTCCGGTTCTTGCTGGGTGCAGGTGGGGGTAAGAGGTGTTGTTGGGAGGGTTGGCCTGGGTCTGGAGAGGTCTGGCTGCTGAGGTTGGGTTGGGGGGTCTCTTGGTTGGTTGCCTGGACTGTTTGGATAGTTGTTTGTTGACCAGGCAGGATGGTTGGCTGGGTTTGACCTGGGTTAGGCTCGCTGCAGAAGTGGCTCTGGTGGGGTAGAATGCAGCTGGGGAGTAGGGGGAGAGCAGGGGGGACTCAGAGGGACTATTTCTGGGGGGGGCTTTGGAGGAACGGCTGGAGCTACGATTGTGTCTCTTAGTGTGGTCACGTGAGTGGTCAGAATGTCTGTTAGTGTGTTTGCGGTCACTGTGTCTGTGtttggtcctgtcagtgtgtgtgaggtCACTGTGTTTGCGAGTGTGTGTGCGGTTTCTGTGTGTGCGTTCACTGTGTGTGCGAGTGGGTTTAGCCTTTTCAGTATGTTTCTGAGACTCATTCTTGTCCGAATGTTTGTCAGTGAGCTTATGGCTACTGGTGAAGAGTGTTTTTGGGGGATTGGATAGTGTGTGAGTGGGTTTGCACAGTGTGTGAGTGGGTTTCTTGCTAGAGGACTCTTTGGCAACAGTCAGGCTGtcggcagggatactggagggctTGGTGGCAGAATGAGGAGGGAGTTTTGGTCTAGTATATTCTGGGGCAGTTGAATTGGGTTTGGGGTGTGTGCATGAAGGTTTAAGTTTTGTTTGAGAGTCAGAGTGTGTGCATGAGGGTGTGAGTTTCGGCTTAGTGTTGGATTGTGTGGGTgagggtgtgatggtgtgtgtctggttgacagtgtgtgtgtctgaagacTTGGTGACTTCAGGAGATGACAGACAGATGACAGGGGCAATGTGACCCTCAGAGGGGCTAGACACCTTTCTCTTCTTCACCTGCTGCTGACCCCTCACCTCTGACCCCTCAACGTTAGAACAACGCTttcctgagagacagaggaggagggagggagaaagagagaaatctattttaattgaatagagagtgagagatataCTTAATAAGGCCCaaagtgtggtatatggccaatataccacggctaagggctgttcttaagcacaacGCCACACAGAGtggctggatacagcccttagctgtggtatattggccatataccacaaacccccgaggtgccttattgctattataaactggttaccaacataattacatCGGTACAAATATTTGCTTTgccatacccatggtatatggtctgatataccaaggctgtcagccaatcaacattcagggctcgaaccacccagtttataattacagTATTATCATCATTTTTTGTAGCTTAACAGTAAGATAGTATTCAATTCACCAGTGTTTCTCCTACATCTCTGTGGCGGTAGGAATTGCTCCACGGCCTGATGGGAGACCACCTGGCACTCCACAATCTCCTGCTTGACCACTTTTGGTTCAGGTTTGCTGGTGACCGTGGTGAGGAGTTCAGTCTGGTTCTGCTCTCTACAGATCTCCTGCAAACGGGATAcagctggggagggagggagagagaggtttacaaacatatattatgaTAAATAGAGTTGAAACTTGGCTGTACTGTTATacatgcaaaaaatatatattggggattggaaatgatgcagacaattacattgatggaagccacaatattaaagctgatctacccccttaaaaagaaaggaagagaagtgagtgagtgagatattTAAATCTACAGGTTCCGAAGCAACATGCAGATAATCACACTAGTCCCAGATCACCCAGAAGTCTATCAACAATCACTCACCTTTATCAAACAGCATCCGTTTGATCTCGTCAAAGTCAGCAGGGGCCAGGATCACCTCCTGTAGCGTGCCAGGCTCATCATGGTTCTGCTCCTCCACCTCGTTAGCAATCTGCATCAGTCTGGACTGTTCTGCCAACCCTCGGGCTGGTACCACACCAAGGAAATACCACGGGTACCTCTTTGTCTGGGGTGAGACTAGCGGAgattagctgatgtgtggtgagtgtACCTTAAATATTCATTTTTATAGAGCATCAAAACAGAAATGCAGAAACAaaagcaaaaaataaaataactcaTGCCATAAGGTAGGAACAGTACAATATATGAAAGCAATTATGATATTGGCTTTCACCAAGGTATACTTAATACCTGGTTTGTGAAAGCTATCCATTTTTcccattttctttc
This genomic interval from Salmo salar chromosome ssa27, Ssal_v3.1, whole genome shotgun sequence contains the following:
- the LOC123730983 gene encoding prisilkin-39, producing the protein MRGDSKGHAIAIVAALPNPLKRKLSLQEPENRDPWNYESRQFTPNFQNPNPNFQNPNPNFQNPNPNFQNPNPNFQNPNPNFQNPNPNFQNPNPNFQSVTPTANATLAQGGYTGGVTVSSSPNPTDPQPPEILPGSTYPGSTYPGYTYPTYTYPGSGYAGVVSVSQFTSNSPINPIPSPSNTQSQARWSGGNWGTGYPGAGYVTTGQAGTSYPGAVSSGRGAGYPGVLLYPEMGYSDMDYCGQAYPRSGTGLGSAGTVMPPGSLYSTTPSPANPSYLALTQPSFDPASYSAWTATVTGVAIETSTAEYLPRPQ